A portion of the Granulosicoccus antarcticus IMCC3135 genome contains these proteins:
- a CDS encoding TRAP transporter large permease: MGLTILILVFALATALSIPIAFALGLAAIATALYEQIPTLIVFQRMVAGINVFSLLAIPFFIFAGEIMMRGGIAIRLVRFAETLVGQVRGGLGVVNVLTSMLFGGISGSAVADTSALGSVMIPMMRERGYDDDYSVNVTVTSSIAGVLIPPSHNMILYALAAGGGISITSLFLAGVVPGILLCICLSVAAYTVAVKRQYPVGVFPGWRAVVFAAGSAIPGFFTAVVIIGGVVSGIFTVTESAAIGVIYALFVTVFFYRTLTFALFWESVVQAIRTTAMVMILVGTAQAFSYFIALYQIPAAILEGLQNISDNKYVLLALINLSLLALGMFMDMGALILICTPIFLPVAISLGMDPVQFGMLLMMNLGLGLTTPPVGGCLFVGCAIAKVRIEHVIGTIWPYYLAILVALLLTTYIPVVSLGLPRLLGY; the protein is encoded by the coding sequence ATGGGCCTGACCATACTGATTCTGGTGTTTGCGCTAGCCACAGCGCTTAGCATCCCCATCGCATTTGCACTGGGTCTGGCAGCCATTGCAACCGCACTTTACGAGCAAATCCCCACGCTCATTGTCTTCCAGCGAATGGTGGCAGGCATCAACGTATTCTCATTGCTCGCCATTCCATTTTTCATCTTTGCCGGGGAGATCATGATGCGAGGCGGCATCGCAATTCGCCTGGTCCGGTTTGCCGAAACTCTGGTAGGACAGGTGCGTGGAGGTCTTGGCGTTGTAAACGTGCTGACGTCCATGTTGTTCGGAGGCATCTCCGGCTCTGCCGTTGCAGACACCTCGGCGTTGGGCTCCGTGATGATTCCGATGATGCGCGAACGCGGTTATGACGATGATTATTCGGTCAATGTGACGGTCACCTCCTCGATAGCCGGAGTTCTGATACCGCCGAGTCACAATATGATTTTATACGCTCTTGCCGCAGGTGGCGGCATATCGATAACGTCCCTGTTTCTGGCCGGTGTTGTGCCCGGAATATTGCTGTGCATATGCCTCTCCGTTGCCGCCTACACAGTGGCAGTCAAACGTCAGTACCCTGTTGGGGTTTTCCCCGGATGGCGCGCTGTCGTATTTGCCGCTGGTTCTGCAATACCGGGTTTTTTCACCGCGGTGGTCATCATTGGTGGTGTTGTGTCTGGCATATTCACTGTGACAGAGTCGGCTGCCATTGGCGTCATCTACGCTCTTTTCGTCACCGTGTTCTTCTACCGCACTCTGACCTTCGCCCTGTTCTGGGAAAGTGTGGTGCAAGCCATTCGTACCACAGCCATGGTCATGATTCTGGTTGGTACCGCTCAGGCATTCAGCTACTTCATTGCCCTGTATCAGATTCCCGCCGCCATTCTGGAAGGGCTACAGAATATTTCAGATAACAAGTACGTACTGCTTGCGCTGATTAACCTGTCGCTTCTGGCATTGGGCATGTTCATGGATATGGGAGCACTGATTCTGATCTGCACGCCAATATTTCTGCCAGTTGCCATTTCTCTGGGAATGGACCCCGTCCAGTTCGGCATGTTGCTGATGATGAACCTGGGGCTGGGTCTGACCACACCTCCGGTAGGCGGTTGCCTGTTTGTAGGTTGCGCAATTGCCAAGGTTCGGATCGAACATGTTATCGGAACCATCTGGCCGTACTACCTGGCCATTCTTGTAGCGCTATTGCTGACAACCTATATTCCAGTCGTATCTCTGGGCTTGCCACGTTTACTGGGGTATTGA
- a CDS encoding TRAP transporter small permease, with product MRWKAFDYLSTAVIFISANALILLVCFTGWQVWGRYVLNDTPTWTEKAALLLILFVTLPMAAVGLRENFHLGIGYLVELLPVRLQRWCEIFNAFVLGGFGMMMIFGSWPLVKGTWGRDIPLIGLPQGLQYAPLMLSGALITAFMLERIWFAIKTTETDEKS from the coding sequence ATGCGCTGGAAAGCCTTCGACTACCTGTCCACGGCAGTCATATTCATCAGTGCAAACGCATTGATTCTGCTTGTGTGCTTCACCGGTTGGCAAGTATGGGGGCGCTACGTTCTCAACGACACGCCAACCTGGACAGAGAAAGCGGCCTTGCTGCTGATCCTGTTCGTAACCTTACCTATGGCCGCAGTAGGCCTGCGAGAAAACTTTCATTTGGGTATAGGCTACCTCGTCGAGCTGCTGCCAGTTCGATTACAACGCTGGTGCGAGATCTTCAATGCCTTTGTTCTGGGAGGCTTCGGCATGATGATGATCTTCGGTTCCTGGCCTCTGGTCAAAGGTACCTGGGGACGTGATATACCACTGATCGGTTTACCTCAGGGCTTGCAATATGCTCCCTTGATGCTCAGTGGCGCTCTCATCACCGCCTTCATGCTGGAGCGAATCTGGTTTGCCATTAAAACGACAGAAACAGACGAGAAATCCTGA